Proteins encoded together in one Carassius auratus strain Wakin chromosome 32, ASM336829v1, whole genome shotgun sequence window:
- the LOC113052553 gene encoding neuromedin-B-like, with translation MASLSEASFCHCGFLTYLVLFSFYISIASSVSLDLSQLRNKVAKIKVNPRGSLWATGHFMGKKSVVDSERLPTEDDSTMKAVEAALNPQQVEPADLFQEMLRIALQTRLDSPEIRAKVPGTAILMKILDSYIQDNKK, from the exons ATGGCCAGTTTAAGTGAAGCCAGTTTTTGTCACTGTGGATTCCTCACATACCTTGTGCTgttctctttttacatttcaatagCGTCCTCAGTGAGCCTTGACTTGTCTCAACTAAGAAACAAAGTTGCAAAGATCAAAGTTAACCCGAGAGGAAGTTTATGGGCAACAG GTCATTTTATGGGTAAGAAGAGTGTTGTGGACAGCGAACGCTTGCCGACCGAGGATGACTCCACGATGAAAGCCGTCGAGGCTGCCCTGAATCCCCAGCAGGTCGAGCCTGCAGACCTCTTCCAGGAGATGCTGAGGATCGCGCTTCAGACTCGCCTCGACTCTCCAGAGATCCGCGCTAAAGTTCCG GGGACTGCAATATTAATGAAGATATTAGACAGCTACATCcaagacaataaaaaataa